The genome window ATTCGCCATTGCCAAGGTGGCATTGCTTGGGGCGACTTGCGTAATTGCTTAAATCAGTTAATCACCGAGCCTTGTATCAGCTCCATGATGTTTGAGTATCGTTTTAAGGGATCCGGAGAGTTGGACGGGCATAACCTCGGTAACCTGATGCTCACCGCGTTAGGTAACCTCTCTGTGCGACCACTAGAGGCGATCAACCTCATCCGCAACATGCTGGATGTGCACGTCAATTTACTGCCCATGGCAGAGCACCCTTGTGACTTAGCGGCCCTATCGACGAGTGGTCAATGGGTCACCGGTGAAACCAACGTTGATGAAATGCAAGAACCCCTGCTGCGCTTGGATTTAGAGCCAGAAGTGCCAGCGACGAAGGAAGCCACATTGGCAATTCAACAAGCTGACTCCATCATATTGGGGCCCGGCAGCTTTTTGACCAGTGTCATGCCCCCCTTGCTCTTGCCGAAACTTGCTCATGCCATCGCCGCCAATAAAACAGCCAAGGTGATGTTCATAGAGAATCTGTGTCCAGAATTTGGTCCGGCACGGCTGATGACGTTACAACAAAAATTAGAATGGTGTGAACGAGCGTTCAAAGCACGTCCTATTGATGTGGTGATCGGTGAGCAACCTCATCCTGAACTCGAAGGACGGTGGCATTGCGTCACCCGTGAGCTGGCCTCATTAAATCGCAGTTGGCGTCATGACCGAATGAAATTACAGAGCGCCATTGAAGAACAAATGCGCCAATAGCAAAACGCCATTGCGGATGCAATGGCGTTCGAAATCAAGCCCCAGATGAAGGTTGAAGTCGCTCGTATCTCTCTCGAGTCTCTCGCAATAATTGGATTAAATGTTCGTATTCCGACATCACATCCATCTCCAACCCTAGTTTGACCATGCCATCAATCTCTATGGCCTTCGCACATAATTTATCCGCGCCAAAACTGGCAGCACTGCTTTTAAGTGCGTGGCTAATTTCTTTCAAATACTCACTATCGGCCTGAGCATGTTCTCGTAAGTTATTTTCGTAAGTTGTTAATTCACTTAAAAAAATACCCAATAGTACGGGTACATTCTCTTGGCCAATTTCACTGGCTAGCGTATCAATCTTATTTTTATTCAATAAGTCCATGCAGTCTAACTTTCCTTTTCTTTGATTTTCTGACTGTTCCACGTTTGTAATTTACGATACAAGGTTGACGGACTCACATCGAGATAGCCCGCCGCTCGTGGAATATTTCCATCACACGCCTCGATTGCTTGTTCGATGGCAAGCTTCTCAGTTAACCACAATGGACGAATGTCTCTCACAGACAATGACGATTCCGACGCTTCTGGTCGCGCATCGGTAATGGCCTTCTCCACTGGCTGATTCAGTGGCGGTGGCAACATGGTCAGCAAAATTTCACGGCCTTCATTCAACACCACCACATTACGCAATACGTTCTGCAACTGGCGCACATTACCTGGCCATTCATAATGCTTAAACCGCTCCACCACATCAGCCGACATTCTCACAAAGCCCTTGCCTTCCTCTTTCGACATAAACCCTAATAAGGAATAGGCAATTTCAATCACGTCTTCCCCGCGCTCTCGCAACGGTGGTAAATGCAGTGGAATCACGTACAAACGATAGTACAAGTCTTCACGAAAGCGTCCTTCTTGCACTTCTTTCCACGGATCCCGGTTGGTCGCGCAGACAAAGCGTACATCGACGCTTTTCATCTTCGAAGACCCCACTTTCTGGAATGTCCCTGTCTGAATAAAACGTAACAGTTTGGTTTGCAGATCCAAATCCATTTCGCACAGTTCATCCAAAAACAAAGTACCACCATCGGCAAGTTCAGCGGCCCCTTGGCGATCAGTGGCAGCGCCAGTAAACGCGCCTTTGACATGACCGAACAATTCACTCTCGATGAGATCTTTCGGA of Vibrio zhugei contains these proteins:
- the yvcK gene encoding uridine diphosphate-N-acetylglucosamine-binding protein YvcK, translating into MSLHKTHKVVAIGGGHGLGRVLAALKEFGSNATGIVTTTDNGGSTGRIRHCQGGIAWGDLRNCLNQLITEPCISSMMFEYRFKGSGELDGHNLGNLMLTALGNLSVRPLEAINLIRNMLDVHVNLLPMAEHPCDLAALSTSGQWVTGETNVDEMQEPLLRLDLEPEVPATKEATLAIQQADSIILGPGSFLTSVMPPLLLPKLAHAIAANKTAKVMFIENLCPEFGPARLMTLQQKLEWCERAFKARPIDVVIGEQPHPELEGRWHCVTRELASLNRSWRHDRMKLQSAIEEQMRQ
- the luxU gene encoding quorum-sensing phosphorelay protein LuxU translates to MDLLNKNKIDTLASEIGQENVPVLLGIFLSELTTYENNLREHAQADSEYLKEISHALKSSAASFGADKLCAKAIEIDGMVKLGLEMDVMSEYEHLIQLLRETRERYERLQPSSGA
- the luxO gene encoding quorum-sensing sigma-54 dependent transcriptional regulator LuxO; its protein translation is MVEDTASVAALYRSYLTPLNIDITLVGTGQDAIRSIAEREPDLILLDLRLPDMTGMDVLYAVKREHPHVPIVFMTAHGSIDTAVDAMRHGAQDFLLKPCEADRLRVTVNNAMRKASKLKDDALDPDNQNYQGFIGSSHTMQAVYRTIDSAASSKASIFITGESGTGKEVCAEAIHAASKRVDKPFIAINCAAIPKDLIESELFGHVKGAFTGAATDRQGAAELADGGTLFLDELCEMDLDLQTKLLRFIQTGTFQKVGSSKMKSVDVRFVCATNRDPWKEVQEGRFREDLYYRLYVIPLHLPPLRERGEDVIEIAYSLLGFMSKEEGKGFVRMSADVVERFKHYEWPGNVRQLQNVLRNVVVLNEGREILLTMLPPPLNQPVEKAITDARPEASESSLSVRDIRPLWLTEKLAIEQAIEACDGNIPRAAGYLDVSPSTLYRKLQTWNSQKIKEKES